The following nucleotide sequence is from Ochotona princeps isolate mOchPri1 chromosome 24, mOchPri1.hap1, whole genome shotgun sequence.
GTCCCCAGTCTTCCCCTTGATCTATGACCGTGACCCTGCACAGCAAACACCTGTGTGTTTCTATGCCTTCCTGTTCCCCAGGAGCTGGCCATGCCCGGGGAAGACCTGAAGCTCAGCTTGATCTTACGGCAGCCAATGATCTTAGAGAAAGGCCAGCGCTTCACCCTGCGAGATGGCAACCGGACCATCGGCACGGGCCTGGTCACAGACACACCGGCCATGACCGAGGAGGACAAGAACCTCAAGTGGAGTTGAGTCTGTGGACTGCGCAGGTGCTCGTGTTGAGGGCTGCCCTGGCCAGTGTCCCCTTCTGCTTCTGGtgccccatgtgggcacaggctgTGACCCAGCTGAGCACAGCCATGGACACTTACCCAGAGGGCGGGCCTGCCAGTTGAGGTGGGCCAATAAACTGTTCTGTGAATAGTAAGCTGGCCTGTGTCTGTCCTATGGAGGTTGAGGGAGAGTGCCAAAGGGAGCCGAGTCCCTGGGCAGGGGCAGTGCCATTGCACCTGAATTCTTGCCAAGCATTGAGACCATCTCCTGGGCAGCTCCTTatgcagtgagctaagctgccaatTGCAGCACTGGGGCATCCCATACCAGGGCACTAGTTctcatcctggctcctccacttccaaaaaCCAGTGGACAGCGGCCTGATTACTTGAGTTGGCTTTAgcccatcccagccctggctagggagtgaatcagtagatggaagatcttcatgttACTCTCAGATCCTTAATAAAGCCATGATCACTGCTCTGATAACTTGAGATGGCCTGGCAACATGCCACAGTGGAGGAAATGATTGAGTTCATCAAGGAACCAGTTGGGTCTCCACTCAGGTGCCAAGCCATCTCGTGTATAGCTGACTAGGTTAGCTCCCCACTGAGCTGTGATGTGGGGGCTGGGCTGTGTTCACTGCCTGCCCCTGAAGCACCCAGCACATATGCAGTCAGTACTCACTGAATACTGCAAGTCACATCATTCTTTATGCTCCAGATGGGTCACTACTGCTGTCACCAGTTCTAAGAACAGGTGTCGGAGGCTGAAGAATGGGCCGTCCAATATTggttacacacatacatacgtacaagGAATACAGTTTTGTCTTTACAAGGTGGATACTGATgccacacagcacagccaggTGGTGGGTGAGCATCAGTCCTAGCTATACTGGGCAATTCCTGACCAGAGTAAAGCTTCCTCTACAACTTTCTCTGGGTTGGTGTTGTAGCAGAAGCAGGAAAAGCTGCAGCCTGCCTTCaggggttcatgtcctggcaaccGCAGCTGGGCAGGGAGCTAACTAGTGATGGGGAGATTTCGCAACACTTTAGACAGATCTCCTGGTCTGCGCTGATAGTAAAGGTAGATAGCAAATCTACAGGCTCCCCCGACACTGAGAGGAGCACTCAGCCAGTCGCAGTCAACTCACAGCTAGCACTTCGAGGCTGCCTGCAGGCTTCTTCTGGCCGTTTCCCAGCCCAAAACATTGCCATCCCTGCCTACAGCATCCATTCTggctccacacacccttcccctcccccacactggcAGTGTCTGCCTGACTGCCCACTTTGGTGCCATACAGACATCGGTGCCATTCTCCCAAACTGTTAAGTCCCCATTTAGAAGTGTTTCCTGGCTTCTTAATTCTCTGCTCTCTCCCATGATCACCCTAAGCTGTGCATCAAGACCAGCCTTCAGTGCTGAGGCAGATACCGCTCAACTCCCAAGTTGGGTCCTGCAGTAAGGGCGCCCCTTGAGGCAACAGGACCCCTTGTCATAACACTCCGTCAGGAGACCCCCCTACCCTTTCGCATTAAGACGAACTGACCTGTTTTTACAGGAAAGATGATGAGATAAATAGCATATACTGAGACACAACTGTAACCTCTCTATAGGAAGTCACAGGCAGGTTCAgttagtttaaaattttattttttaatttttttttaatatttttatgtaataaaaagtaaaagtcCTTGTCCAACCATCCTTGTGGGGcatctgtctgtatgtctctcacgcAGATCACTCAAGTTAATGGGGAAGAAAGAACTGGGGGCCCAAGTCTGAGGttataaataatagaaaataaaagatcttccgtctccaGCGGGGGACTAGATGAGAGGATGGGAGGGCAAGGTAGGGTGGGgatgggcagggcagagcagagcaggaaccccccaccccagccctgttcAGGCCCCTCCCAGTCAAGGTGCTTGGCAGGAATTCCCCAGCTCCCCCAGGGGACAGGGGGCTGGGGGGGCTGGGACTGGTCCgagctgtggggagggggagggggaaagagacaTAGATCACTCTTCCCTCCACTCATGGAGGTCTCAGGTCGCGGCCAGGACAATCTTCAGTTCCCCGGGGGGtggaaggggagctgctgggagggATGAGATTGAACTGGTTggaggggaaagagaagagagcagGAGCATTAGAACCCAAGCAGCTGTCCCTTCATCCAATGCGTCCGGTGGGGGTGTGCGGGGTGTTTGGGCAGGAGCGGCCTCCTCAAGGTGTCTCATGGGCTGTCAGCAGCACAGGTCAATCGCTGTTGCCCAGTAAGCCAGAGCCCTCGCTCAGCCCCCCGCACCCGAGGCTGGCCCTGTCTGCTGCGCTGACCTTACCTCGCTAAGTCAGGAGACAGTCGGGGTCACTGagagctggggaggcagtggggaggggggctGCTGGATCACAACTGAGCGAGGACGGAGGGAAGCaaaggacagagccaggagcaagcCCCTGGCGGCGGCGACTGTGGCTTCTGCCCACCCTACATACTTCACAGACAGGTGCAGGTCGGCGGGCGCCCTGTGGGACAGCCCTGCCTCCAAGACCCCTCACTCCCCACCCAGAACCCGTGCATCCTGCCCCACCTGCAGCCCCTCAGCTCTTCCATGCCAAATTCCCCCAGCTAACGAGAACTCACGAATCCTGTCATCGGCTCCTCCTGGAAATCCAGGCGCCTGGCCAGGCTGCTCACCTTGGGGGTGTCCGATGTAGGGGTAGGGTGAGGGTGTGGAAGCTGAGAGTGCAGGCACCCCACTCTGGGGCACTGCGCCTTGGGGGGGCCCCCCATGGCTCTGGGGTGGGTGCAGCAGCATCACCTGGGGCGGGTGGGGAGCCCCAGGGTGAGGGGGCGGGGCTGCTGTGATTCCAGTTTGGACATGGGCCTGTGGGGAACAAAAAGGAGTTGCGAGTACCACAGCAGCAGGGGGTGCGGACAGGCTCTCAGGAACCCAGTGCCGGGGGCACTGCTGCTGCCAGGGTGGCACCAGGGACCGAGGACAAGTGGGTGTCCTCAGGACTCCAAGCAGGGTTCCCCTGTGGACTCTTACCTGGGTAACATGGGCCATGTTGGTGAAGCCGTGGGGCAGCTGCTGGTGGGGATGGATGGCGTACACAGCGGCTGGCTGGGGGAAGCTGCTCTGAGGGGACTGGGCAGACGGGCCCGGGGGCAGAGAGGGTGGCGTGCCTGTCAGGGCCCCTGGGTGGTACAGGTTCTGCTGAGGCTGTCCACTGCCCAGGTGTGGGGCCTGCCCCGCCTGATGCTGCTGGGGAAAGGAAGGGTAAGTGCCAACCACATCTCAGAACTCAGGTCAGCTGTCCTCAGTGGGACAGACAATAACCCCTCCTCTAGCCCTCCTCCTCATCACCCACTCTTGCCCCAGCCAGGAGACTCCCCATGGCAGGCACCTGAACAGGACTGGGGGCCGCATGCTGTGACTGCGGCTGGCTCCCGGTAGGCGTGGTTGCCGGCTGTGGTTGGTGGGCGTGGAGCTGCGTGGCATGGTGCGGGTAGGACTGGTGAACAGTGGCTGGAGCGGGAAGAAGGGCAAATCCATCCTGAGCCCGCTAGAAGGGGCCGAAGGACATGGTCCAGAGCAGGGGAGCAGGCACAGCAGAACTCACCATAAAGGGCTTGGGGGGTGGGCTGCTCTGCAGAAGGGTACTGAGGGGTAGAGGATGACACAATGGCCTGGGGATGGCTACCCGACGTCAGCATGCGTGGATTGCTTTGAAGCATGGGGGCAAACACGGGCTAGGGGAATAAAGAAGGGGTCAGCCAAGCAGGCTGGGGAGGCATGTCTTCCTAACTGGGCCATGTGGGCATAACACTGTCTGGGGTCGGGCCACGTGACCTTATTTACTGAACGCTCATACTACACCCCAACAAGCAGATTCCACCCAAGCTAAACTGCACAGAAAAGCCAAGGCTCAGGTGCCCAGCGCTTCAACCTGGGCCCCACAGAGCCAAGAGGTCAGCCCAAATCCACCAGTACAATTCCCTTCCCAGCCAGCACTCCAACACTGCGCGCCTCCCTGCCAAGCTCTGAagtcctgggggtggggatggagcttcctctgggcctgcaGTCACCTGTGAGGGATAGTGAGCCATGGGTTGCATCATAGCAGGCTGGCCTGGGAACTGCTGGGGGTTGTAGGGGATGTAGGAAGAATACGGTGTGGCAGCCACCAGAGGtgggcctgcagcagcagcagcctgcatCATGGGAGGGGCTGAGGCTGGCTGGTGTTGGTCCGAGCGCTGTGGGGGCAGAGAGCCTGGAGGGGAACAATAAATGTGCACAGCTCAAGCTCCACCTGCCAGGGGGCACAATGCAGCACCCCAATGACCTTTGCAGCCCTGGCTCACCTTTGGCTCCCCGGTACTTGCCCTGCTGTCCAGGCACTGAATTAGACACAGGATATGGATACATCTGGGGTGCCTAAGGATGCAAGGAGAGGCGGACCAATGACACGCATGCAAAAGCCCAACAGGCCTGACCTGGTCCATCAGCCAGGTCAGCCAAACCCTCCACCTCCGCCCCAAGGTGCCATCGTCTCCTGCCTGCACAGCTGGTCCCATGTGAATCTGAGGTATGTAGGAGATGTACTGGGGGCTGTAGAGCCCACTCTGGCCTGCTGTCAGCACCGGGATGGAGGGAGTTGAGTGAGTTCGGGGCCCCGGAGAAGTCGGGGTACTGGTGGATTTGTTCTGTAGGAGACAAGGGAGAAAGTTTTAtttctgccccacccccaactACACAGATAGTACTCGCAAGACTGCTCTGAGCCAAACACAGCCAGTACTTTTTCCTGGTTAAGTGTCACATCAAACCCTGACATAAGTCTTAAACTACAGGTGAGAAAGAAGAAGCAGAGGTCCAGTGGCTTATCCAGCACCACATGCTTCTTAAACAGCACGTTTCCTTGCCCATGCACGGCCCCGGGGGCCAGGAGTTCTCCACAGTacctcccaccccccacacagAAAACCAACTCTCCCCCTCTCACCACAGATAGCAGAGGTTTTGTAGGATTGAACTCCTTGGCATTGGGGTTCAACGTTGATTTCTTTACTTGTCTATGAGAGAGCAAGGTAAATCTTGTGGCTTGTCCCCTTATCACCCAACACCCGTGTCCCCAGGGCTGCTCCCACTTACTCGGCAACGGGGCCCTCATCCTTGTCGTCTCCCTTCAGGAGGCCCACAGGGGGGCTGCCAGTTTGGCTTGGGCAGGACGGCTGGGGCTGCTCCGGCCCCTCAGTGCCCCCTGCCGCTGCCAGGGATGCTTTATCCTCTTTATCCAACGCAGCCTCCGTCTTGGAGGAGACCGGAGAACCCAGGGGCTCGGAGGCCAACAGACCGTCtacttccttctccttccctttgGCCTCCTCCTTTAAGATCCGAGGGGGAAAGGCATCCAGGCTGGTATCAGGGGAGCTGCTGGACTGAAGCTGGAAGGAGATGAGCATGTGCAACGATGTCAGGACTCCAGAGCTGTCTGGCACCCCCGCTCAAGGCTCAGCAACTCTACCTCACCTACTTGTTTCAAAGaagttatattcatttatttgaaggagaaaaaaacagattAGAGAGATctcaatcttccacctgttggttcaccaCACAAAAGCCTGCAAAgggcagggctggtccaggttgaagctaggagcccaaactcaatccaggtctcccaggtggctggcagggaccccaacacctaagccatcacctgcaacctCCCAGtgtgcgttagcagaaagctggagtgaaAGCGCAGGAACCAAGACGAACCAGCACTCCCTcaacttaactgctgcaccaagcaTCCACGCCCTAGTACTCATGTACACACCCCCCCATAATCTGCTAACAAGCCcagttttctccttttctcaCCTTAAACTGGGCCCCAAACTTCCTCAGTTCTTCCAGTTGAAACCGCTTTTGTTCATTCTGAAGTCCAGGGACtatgagaaaacagcaaagaagGTAAAACAAGAAATAGTTGACAGCAGTTCTTGAGAATCCCAAGAAAGCAAACAGCAAGCAGCACTGCCTGCTTCTGAATCCCAAACATCTTCCCAACCGAACTGCACTTCCAAAGCAAAGAGGCATTGGGCTCTGACAGCAGACACACCCACCTTTCCCAGTTATTCGGGCCAGTTCCTGGGGCTCCAGAGCTCTGCCAGGTTCCTTGGTTGGCAGTTCTTTGACTGAGTAAGGAGAGAGAAGCTGGGTCATGTCTGCAATTACACTACGCATGCTTGCAGCTCCCTAGCTCCCGGCCCTTACCATCGGTAGGAGCCAGGGAGATCTTTGGAGAAGCTGGGGAGACGGAGCCCACTGTAGGATCTGTGACTGATGACGTCACAGGGATGGAGGCTGAAGAGGCTGCCACTGCTGAACCGATGGGCGGCTCCGGACAGGACGCAGAGATGGGGGCAGGTGCAGCAGACTTGGGAGAACGTGGCGGGTACATCCGGCCCACTGGAAGAAAAGGGGGAGCTGCACAATGGTTACTGCTGGTCAGTAACCAGTGAACAATGAGTACAGGGTTGCTGTTGGGGCAtaggttaagcctcagcctgtagtgccagcattgcaTTTGAGCACCAATTTGGGTCctgtatgctccacttcccatccagctccttgctaatgctcctgggaaagcaccagaggatggcccaggtacttgggccctgtgcccatgtgggagacaagcagCTCCAAGCTGTCAGCTCAGGGACAGCCCAGCTTTAGCCAtttgtctctgtaaattctgagtttcaaaacaaaacaaaaatgaagtagggctggtgccatggcacatTAGGTTAAGCTTcaacttgtggtgccagcatcccatacaggcaccagtttgagtcctgttatggtccacttccagtctagctctctgcacccatgcaggagacccagaagctgctcctggcttcaaatagttcagctctggatgttgtagccatttgggggactgaaccagcagatggaagaccttctttcaGAAAAAGCCATCAGTCTAAGATTACCATTAACACTGTGTGAATTCACCCAATTACTACTCCCAAGGCAGTAACCCAAGCGAAGGGCCTTTGGACTCCGTGAACCACTGCAACGTTTCAGACATCAGTGGCTACAGACTAACCAACTAGAGACCCAGAGTAAAGCAAGCTTGGTGTTGGCAGAACTTCTGATCTTTTAACCTCCGACCTCTCTTGTTTTAAAATGCTGTCAACTAGGGCCGATgccatggcatagtggctaaagctgCCGCGTACACTACTGGCACCCCCACGACCGCCAGCTAGAGGCCCAAGTGCTTCtgtgcctgcacccacgtgggagactcagaggaaagtcctgtttttgtcctggctcaatcctggctgtGGTAGCCAACCAGGAGGTGGAAGGTCTTTCAAACAACTAAAATGTTGGCAACAACTTCAAATCTAAACAAGACATCTGTCAGTCAGATACATCATAACTTGCTACACTAGGATTTCAGCCCTGAGAACACTGAGCAATTATAGTCCAAAAAAGGACAAGCTCCAGGCCTTTAAACCCTACGCCAGGAAGCCAGGCGTCTCCTGGGCAGCACAACAGACACACTTGCACTGTGCAGGCTTACCTgtagggggagagggaagggacgCCTCTCCAGAAGGCCTGCTGCTGGGTGAAGACAAAGTCTTGGCGCCTCTCAGAGGCCTCTGGGCCTTAGGGGACATGCGGGAAGGGCctgtatacatatttttaaatgaaaaaattcagTAAGAAGCAGAGCCCCAGCTAATGCATTACCAACAATGCACCCCCAAAATCTTATTCATTACCATCCCTGCCCTCACCAGTTGGCTCCCTAACTTACCTCCATTGATACCACGTGCCTCAGCACCTGGGCCAGGGCTGCTACTGTCAAGATGGTGAGGGCCACGAGGTGGCAAGGAGCTAAGGCCAGGCCGGCCACCCCGAGAACTGCTACAGCGAACTCCTCCCCGGGGACCTTCCCGAACGCGTTGAGGCAGAGGGATATACTTCCCCTCCCTGGGGAAAGAGCTCAAGTAAGGCTGGACAGCCACAACAAGGATTCTGGAAACGCAAAGCCTGTCTTCTCAAGGTCTCCTTGTTCTCGCCAAATGCCTGGCTCTAGCTTCCTTCACTGTCCCTCCCACCTGAATGCCTATCTCAGCTAAAAGTTCTGTTGGCTTACAGCTTCTACCCTACCCCACCCTTGATCCAACCAAGCTGGCCAGTACAGCACAATGCTACCACTACTGACCACGAGAAAGGCTAAGGTGGTATTATATACTTCAAAGCACAACTTTGGTCAGACACACATCATTTACGGCCTGCTTTCAGTTTTCTAAGGAAAAAAGGTTTACCTACAACAAgaacaaatattcagaaaaatatgCTGTGATTCACAAAAGATTTGCCCCCCCTTAAATCTACAAGCTTCAAAAGCTCTGCTTATTTATATCAAGTCACAATGTTCTCTAGGTTTCAGCCCCCTAAATCTAGAACCTGGAAATATTGATGCTTTAACCTAGATCTCATAGACACAAGGCCCAAAGCGGACCCTTGGGGACGCCCAACAGCACCATGCCTGCCACCCGCAGTCACCTGGCTGCCAAGCTGGGACTCTCTCTCCCAGAGCCCTGCCGCTGCACAGCACTATGTTTCTCCTCCTCAGTGCGCCCATCGTCATTCTCCATGGCGATACGCAGGCGGTACTGGGGGCTCGCCTCAATCTCTCTTGCCAGCTGGGCCGCACGCAGCTCCCGCTGCCGGAACTCTTCAGAATTGTCCTTTTCCAAGGGTACCCTGACCAGCACCATCCCAATGCCAAGGACAAAAGTAGAGAAAGACTTTCATCAGTCCTGTAACCAACTGAGGCACTCCCTTTGCAAGTCAGCCAACATTTAAACCAATATCTAGTGGGTCCCAGGCAGAGCTCCAAGCAGGTCTCTAATCTATAGGCACCTGGATATttgaatattttgctttttatttatcaaCAGGCaagggacagagacacagaacATGCTCTGATCCACTGGTGAGCCCCCTGCAAATGCCTgacaagccagggctgggcaaaggTGGAAGCCAGGCCTTCTGAAgcatggcagaaacccaatggcctgagccatcaccactgcttcctggTGTCTATGTCGGAAGAAGTTGGAAGTGGGAACTGTGACCTAAACTCAGGTcctccgggcccggcggcgtggcctagcggctaaagttctcgccttgaaagccccggttctaatcccagcagctccacttcccatccagctccctgcttgtggcctgggaaagcagttgaggacggcccaatgctttgggaccctgcacccgtgtgggagacccagaagaggttccaggttcccggcttcggatcggcacgcatcggcccgttgtggctcacttggggagtgaatcatcggacggaagctcttcctctctgtctctcctcttctctgtatatctgagtttgtaataaaacaaataaatctaaaaaaaaaataataaaaaaataaactcaggTCCTCCAATGGGGGCAGGAGCATCTTAAACCACCAAGCAAGAGGCCCAGCCCAAATGCATGTACATAAAATCCTTCTAGACTGTTCCACCTAGAGACCTGCATGGGTTTGCAATTCCCACCTATggaacaaacattaaaaataagttgaaataaaaacaaataagtaaatacaagtTCTAGAGGCAAGGTATGGGTGGATGAACCCATGCGAGTGAGCTGGAATCAGAAAACCTTGAAGGGGGCAGTTTACAAAGTATaccaggaatgggggaagggcAACCTGGATCCCCAGAAAAGCATGAGCAGACTACGTCTGTCCCACCTAAAAGCTCGGCCTTCTGGGACTGACCCAGCACCCCACACCACGCCACCTGGAAAGCATCAAGACACTCACGTGTAAGAAGACAAACTACTATCGTAGGTAGTCTTCACACCGTAGTTCTCCTCATTGAACTTGAACATTTCATTGGGGTCCCACCCATTGGACTAGGGGAAGGGGGGGGAGGGAAAATGTTTAAAACCAACAATGACATGTCAAGCCCCTCTCACTAGGTTAAAGACTTTAAAATGTGAGCAAACCAAGAACGGGAAAGCAGAGGCGCCACTGGTGGGCGTTTGACCCACTAGAACCAGATATGTGCAGCACAAAGTGGCACTAACCAATAAAACTGACAAACCCTAAAGCCTAGCAAGTCTCATGGAGCTGTACTCTGGAGGCATCCTGGCCCATGTACATGGGGAATACATGTGCTACAAGTTCAATGAGGCACCCTTTTTAAGCAAAACAAAGGCAAGTAACACAGATCAGTTAAGGCCATAAGACAAATTCAATGAGGTGCTTACATACATGAGCACGCATGTACAGAAATAAAACAGTACACTAGAGCTAATAAGTTAGACCTAAGTGTCAACATGAAAACTCATACAGAAAGTCAAAGTAAAGCCTTGCACAAACATCAAAGCATAAACACATCTGAGAAATTTTTCAGTACATCCAAGGGGCCTCCAGTGGCAATCTGGTCTACAGTTAAGACTGCAAAGATGACTGGCAGGCAATAAATACCAGCAGCTGTTTGCTTATAAGGGTAAGAGAACAGGTTTTTATGCTCTACTGTCTTCTGTTCCTTTTCATTGGATACCCTTCTCCCCAAGAACGCTCTGGGCACGAGTGGGCCTGTCCACACCCTACGTCCTGACTGCCCGCTCTGGGGAAGGGCCTCATACCATGTCAGACTCGAGGTCGTAGTCATCGCTGTTGCTGTCGCCCCCTTCCCAGCGCTGCAGCACCTTCTCTTTGTGTTCCCCATTCACCTTCGAGTTCATGGCAATGGCGGAATCAGTGAACTTGTCTGGGGGGGAAGAGTTGAAATCAGGAGTCAGATGAAATCTCAAAGCTTTTCCTATACCTTTATTTCAGGAAcacaatgtaaaaacaaaaaccaaaccagaacaaaagaaaaacaaaatccaccaccaataaaaagcaagcaaaaaagctTGGTATTAATAGTTCGTGATgaataagaattaaaaattaaatagggGAAAAGGTGATGAACAAGCCAGAATCCACCTAATCATGTATTAGACATCAAGAAAATCCCAGCCATCTCCCCCAGATAAAAAGGTggtaaagaaggagaaaaaaaaaaatccagccaacatgtctccctgcacacccctcccctaCCCCATGGCCCCCACCAACCTTTAGTAGCGTAATTGAAGTCAACATTTCGGAAGTGGACGAGCATCACGTCACTCGGCTTGAACACCATCGTGTCCACAATATCCTCCCGCCGGGGACCACCTGCTGGCTCAGATACCTTCCGGTGCACAGCATCCACGGCTAGTTCAAACTACAGAAGTCCCATCCCCCGAAGTCAGGAATCCAGTGTCAAGAAACGTGAAGGCAGAAAGAGGACTACTTCCCAGCAACATTCTCCTGTGAACCCACTCCTCAGTGTCAACCAAAGCCTGAAACTTCAAGTCCTCGGCCAGGACTGTGAACACCACTGCCACCCAGTCCACAGTCTCAACTCCATTCTCCTCATCCTCTGTCCTCTAACTCCCCAACGCTGACCATCTGAGTACACTGACCTTGGAGCTCAGAGTCTTGAAGATACCCTCATAGGTGGTGCCATTTTTCACTTTGACATCACAAGTGGAGCCCTAGTGGGATAAAGAGCTAAAAAGCGTGCCCCAGAAAACAGACCCCTCACATTCCTCAAAGTACTCATGGCTAAGTCCCCACTTACCACAACAGCAGTAAGGAAATGCAGCATCCTCGAATTGTTATAAACACCTTCAAACACCTGTCAGGACGGAGACATCAAGGAGCAGCCAGTTGACAGCTTGCCTTCTAAACTGTCACATTCTATTGCTGCCCACTTAGCCCTCCCTGTGCCCATTTGACCATTTCTGCACCGAatctcccccaaactcccaagtATTTGTTTTTGAGGTCCCCTTTTTCTACTGGGAGGAAAAGGCACTCACAGGTGACTGTGGAGGCCCCTTCCCTGTGCTCTGGCCCCTGTAAGAGAAGGAAACAGGACACGTGTTACCGCAGTGCTGAATCCCCTATACACCAGCAACGACCGATACATGCTAGAACCACGTACTGGGAAGGTTCTGATTGAGGCTACCAGCCAGTCAATCAACAGAGCTTCCAAACTGATACTCAACACCTTCCTTCCCGATGCCAGTGAAGAGGACCCCGCTCAGCAGCAGCTGTCACTTCACTCTAAATTCCAATGCCACACGAGATTCCCACTTtctcggggggtggggggaagctgcAGGCTTCCAACAGGTCAACG
It contains:
- the ATXN2L gene encoding ataxin-2-like protein isoform X2, with protein sequence MLKPQPSQQTSQPQQPPPPAPQAVARRPPGGTSPPNGGLPGPLAAASTPPGPPAAASPCLGPAAAAGSGLRRGAEGILAPQPPQQQQHPERSGAGAIGSARGQSTGKGPPQSPVFEGVYNNSRMLHFLTAVVGSTCDVKVKNGTTYEGIFKTLSSKFELAVDAVHRKVSEPAGGPRREDIVDTMVFKPSDVMLVHFRNVDFNYATKDKFTDSAIAMNSKVNGEHKEKVLQRWEGGDSNSDDYDLESDMSNGWDPNEMFKFNEENYGVKTTYDSSLSSYTVPLEKDNSEEFRQRELRAAQLAREIEASPQYRLRIAMENDDGRTEEEKHSAVQRQGSGRESPSLAAREGKYIPLPQRVREGPRGGVRCSSSRGGRPGLSSLPPRGPHHLDSSSPGPGAEARGINGGPSRMSPKAQRPLRGAKTLSSPSSRPSGEASLPSPPTAPPFLPVGRMYPPRSPKSAAPAPISASCPEPPIGSAVAASSASIPVTSSVTDPTVGSVSPASPKISLAPTDVKELPTKEPGRALEPQELARITGKVPGLQNEQKRFQLEELRKFGAQFKLQSSSSPDTSLDAFPPRILKEEAKGKEKEVDGLLASEPLGSPVSSKTEAALDKEDKASLAAAGGTEGPEQPQPSCPSQTGSPPVGLLKGDDKDEGPVAEQVKKSTLNPNAKEFNPTKPLLSVNKSTSTPTSPGPRTHSTPSIPVLTAGQSGLYSPQYISYIPQIHMGPAVQAPQMYPYPVSNSVPGQQGKYRGAKGSLPPQRSDQHQPASAPPMMQAAAAAGPPLVAATPYSSYIPYNPQQFPGQPAMMQPMAHYPSQPVFAPMLQSNPRMLTSGSHPQAIVSSSTPQYPSAEQPTPQALYATVHQSYPHHATQLHAHQPQPATTPTGSQPQSQHAAPSPVQHQAGQAPHLGSGQPQQNLYHPGALTGTPPSLPPGPSAQSPQSSFPQPAAVYAIHPHQQLPHGFTNMAHVTQAHVQTGITAAPPPHPGAPHPPQVMLLHPPQSHGGPPQGAVPQSGVPALSASTPSPYPYIGHPQGEQPGQAPGFPGGADDRILCRVGRSHSRRRQGLAPGSVLCFPPSSLSCDPAAPLPTASPALSDPDCLLT
- the ATXN2L gene encoding ataxin-2-like protein isoform X9, yielding MLKPQPSQQTSQPQQPPPPAPQAVARRPPGGTSPPNGGLPGPLAAASTPPGPPAAASPCLGPAAAAGSGLRRGAEGILAPQPPQQQQHPERSGAGAIGSARGQSTGKGPPQSPVFEGVYNNSRMLHFLTAVVGSTCDVKVKNGTTYEGIFKTLSSKFELAVDAVHRKVSEPAGGPRREDIVDTMVFKPSDVMLVHFRNVDFNYATKDKFTDSAIAMNSKVNGEHKEKVLQRWEGGDSNSDDYDLESDMSNGWDPNEMFKFNEENYGVKTTYDSSLSSYTVPLEKDNSEEFRQRELRAAQLAREIEASPQYRLRIAMENDDGRTEEEKHSAVQRQGSGRESPSLAAREGKYIPLPQRVREGPRGGVRCSSSRGGRPGLSSLPPRGPHHLDSSSPGPGAEARGINGGPSRMSPKAQRPLRGAKTLSSPSSRPSGEASLPSPPTVGRMYPPRSPKSAAPAPISASCPEPPIGSAVAASSASIPVTSSVTDPTVGSVSPASPKISLAPTDVKELPTKEPGRALEPQELARITGKVPGLQNEQKRFQLEELRKFGAQFKLQSSSSPDTSLDAFPPRILKEEAKGKEKEVDGLLASEPLGSPVSSKTEAALDKEDKASLAAAGGTEGPEQPQPSCPSQTGSPPVGLLKGDDKDEGPVAEQVKKSTLNPNAKEFNPTKPLLSVNKSTSTPTSPGPRTHSTPSIPVLTAGQSGLYSPQYISYIPQIHMGPAVQAPQMYPYPVSNSVPGQQGKYRGAKGSLPPQRSDQHQPASAPPMMQAAAAAGPPLVAATPYSSYIPYNPQQFPGQPAMMQPMAHYPSQPVFAPMLQSNPRMLTSGSHPQAIVSSSTPQYPSAEQPTPQALYATVHQSYPHHATQLHAHQPQPATTPTGSQPQSQHAAPSPVQQHQAGQAPHLGSGQPQQNLYHPGALTGTPPSLPPGPSAQSPQSSFPQPAAVYAIHPHQQLPHGFTNMAHVTQAHVQTGITAAPPPHPGAPHPPQVMLLHPPQSHGGPPQGAVPQSGVPALSASTPSPYPYIGHPQVCRVGRSHSRRRQGLAPGSVLCFPPSSLSCDPAAPLPTASPALSDPDCLLT